In the Pseudomonas sp. DTU_2021_1001937_2_SI_NGA_ILE_001 genome, one interval contains:
- the pcaC gene encoding 4-carboxymuconolactone decarboxylase codes for MNEKERYEAGMQVRRAVLGDTHVDNSLKKLTPFNEEFQEMITRHAWGDIWTRPGLPRHTRSLVTIAMLIGMNREGELRLHLRAAKNNGVTRDEIKEVLMQSAIYCGIPAANATFHMAEEVWDELGVESL; via the coding sequence ATGAACGAAAAGGAACGCTATGAAGCCGGCATGCAGGTACGCCGCGCGGTACTGGGCGATACCCATGTCGACAACAGCCTGAAGAAACTCACGCCATTCAACGAAGAATTCCAGGAAATGATCACCCGGCATGCCTGGGGCGACATCTGGACCCGCCCGGGCCTGCCGCGGCACACCCGCAGCCTGGTGACCATTGCCATGCTGATCGGCATGAACCGCGAAGGCGAGTTGCGCCTGCACCTGCGGGCGGCAAAGAACAATGGCGTGACCCGTGACGAAATCAAGGAAGTGCTGATGCAGAGCGCGATCTATTGCGGCATTCCGGCCGCCAACGCGACCTTCCACATGGCCGAGGAGGTGTGGGACGAGTTGGGCGTGGAATCGCTCTGA
- a CDS encoding 3-carboxy-cis,cis-muconate cycloisomerase, which translates to MSTPSNQLFDAYFTQAPMRRIFCDAGRLQGMLDFEAALARAEARTGLIPQALVADIEAQCKAELYDFQALAVAIGSAGNSAIPLVKALGKRIAAHNPEAERYVHMGATSQDAMDTGLVLQLRQVIGLLDQDLERLADALATQAQRHADTPLAGRTWLQQATPVTLGMKIAGWLGAVTRHRQRLAELRPRVLSLQFGGASGSLAALGESAFEVAQALAEELQLQLPEQPWHTQRDRLVEFASLLGLIAGSLGKLGRDLSLLMQTEVGEVFEPAAPGKGGSSTMPHKRNPVAAAVLIGAATRAPGLVATMLAAMPQEHERSLGLWHAEWETLPELCCLVSGALQQALLVVPGLEVDAARMRTNLESTQGLVLAEAVSIALAQRIGRDAAHHLVEQNCRRAVQQGTHLRQVLGADAEVAAQLSADELDRLLDPAHYLGQARRWVARAVAEHQHFNASRTSA; encoded by the coding sequence TTGAGCACACCGAGCAATCAACTATTCGACGCCTATTTCACCCAGGCGCCGATGCGTCGGATCTTCTGCGATGCCGGGCGGCTGCAGGGCATGTTGGACTTCGAGGCCGCGCTGGCGCGTGCCGAGGCGCGCACCGGGCTGATCCCCCAGGCGCTGGTGGCGGATATCGAGGCGCAGTGCAAGGCCGAGCTTTACGACTTCCAGGCCCTGGCCGTGGCCATCGGCAGTGCCGGCAATTCGGCGATTCCGCTGGTCAAGGCCTTGGGCAAGCGCATCGCTGCGCACAACCCTGAAGCCGAGCGCTACGTGCACATGGGCGCGACCAGCCAGGATGCGATGGACACCGGGCTGGTGCTGCAGCTGCGCCAGGTCATCGGCCTGCTCGATCAGGACCTGGAGCGCCTCGCCGATGCCCTGGCGACCCAGGCGCAGCGCCATGCGGATACCCCCTTGGCCGGACGTACCTGGTTGCAGCAGGCGACGCCGGTGACCCTGGGCATGAAGATCGCCGGCTGGCTGGGAGCGGTCACCCGCCACCGGCAGCGCCTCGCCGAGCTGCGCCCGCGCGTGCTCAGCCTGCAGTTTGGTGGCGCTTCCGGCAGCCTGGCGGCGCTCGGCGAGTCGGCGTTCGAAGTCGCCCAGGCACTGGCTGAGGAGCTGCAACTGCAACTGCCCGAACAGCCCTGGCACACCCAGCGTGACCGGCTGGTGGAGTTCGCCAGCCTGTTGGGCCTGATTGCCGGCAGCCTGGGCAAGCTGGGCCGCGACCTCAGCCTGCTGATGCAGACTGAAGTGGGCGAGGTGTTCGAGCCGGCCGCGCCGGGCAAGGGAGGGTCATCGACCATGCCGCACAAGCGCAACCCGGTGGCCGCAGCGGTGCTGATCGGCGCCGCGACGCGCGCGCCAGGGTTGGTCGCGACCATGCTTGCGGCCATGCCCCAGGAGCACGAGCGCAGCCTGGGGCTGTGGCATGCCGAATGGGAGACCTTGCCGGAACTCTGCTGCCTGGTATCCGGCGCATTGCAGCAGGCATTGCTGGTGGTGCCCGGGCTGGAGGTCGACGCGGCGCGCATGCGCACCAATCTGGAGTCCACCCAGGGGCTGGTGCTCGCCGAGGCGGTGAGCATCGCCCTGGCCCAACGCATTGGCCGCGATGCCGCTCACCATCTGGTCGAGCAGAACTGCCGACGCGCCGTGCAGCAGGGCACGCATCTACGCCAGGTGCTGGGCGCCGATGCCGAAGTCGCCGCGCAGTTGTCCGCCGACGAGCTGGACCGCCTGCTCGACCCGGCCCACTACTTGGGCCAGGCGCGCCGCTGGGTCGCGCGTGCCGTGGCCGAACACCAACATTTCAATGCTTCGAGGACATCCGCATGA
- a CDS encoding MFS transporter: protein MTLAKNESGGVTLDVQRFINEQPLSAYQWRVVVLCFLIVFLDGLDTAAMGFIAPALSQDWGIPRSSLGPVMSAALIGMVFGALGSGPLADRFGRKLVLVGAVFLFGLFSLLSAYSTSLDQLLVLRLLTGVGLGAAMPNATTLLSEYTPERLKSLLVTSMFCGFNLGMASGGFVSAKLIPAMGWHSLLLLGGILPLVLVLALALWLPESARFLVVSNRGADRVRRVLAPIAPQAMAGVTAFSVPEQASVSSRNVLKVVFSGTYSVGTVLLWLTYFMGLVIVYLLTSWLPTLMRDSGASLEQSAMIGALFQLGGVLSAVGVGWAMDRYNPHKVIGIAYALAGVFAWLVGKSLDSVLLLASLVLVAGMCVNGAQSAMPSLAARFYPTQGRATGVSWMLGIGRFGAILGAWAGATLLGLGWNFEQVLTALIVPASLAALAVLLKGRFSHADAT from the coding sequence ATGACGCTTGCCAAGAACGAGTCCGGGGGCGTGACCCTGGATGTGCAGCGCTTCATCAACGAACAGCCGCTGTCTGCCTATCAGTGGCGAGTCGTGGTGCTGTGCTTTCTGATCGTCTTTCTCGACGGCCTGGACACCGCTGCCATGGGCTTCATCGCCCCGGCGCTGAGCCAGGACTGGGGTATTCCACGTTCCAGCCTCGGCCCGGTGATGAGTGCCGCACTGATCGGCATGGTCTTCGGTGCCTTGGGCTCCGGCCCCTTGGCCGACCGCTTCGGGCGCAAGCTGGTGCTGGTCGGTGCGGTGTTTCTGTTCGGTCTGTTCAGCCTGCTGTCGGCCTACAGCACAAGCCTCGACCAGTTGCTCGTGCTGCGCCTGCTCACCGGTGTCGGCCTGGGGGCGGCGATGCCCAATGCGACGACACTGCTGTCCGAATACACCCCTGAGCGTCTCAAGTCGTTGCTGGTCACCAGCATGTTCTGCGGCTTCAACCTCGGTATGGCCAGTGGCGGGTTCGTCTCGGCCAAGCTGATTCCGGCCATGGGCTGGCACAGTCTGTTGCTGCTCGGCGGCATCCTGCCGCTGGTCCTGGTGCTGGCCCTGGCGTTGTGGCTGCCGGAGTCGGCGCGCTTTCTGGTGGTCAGCAATCGCGGTGCCGACAGGGTGCGCCGGGTTCTGGCGCCCATCGCCCCGCAGGCCATGGCCGGGGTCACGGCGTTCAGCGTGCCCGAGCAGGCCAGCGTGTCGAGTCGCAATGTGCTCAAGGTGGTGTTCTCCGGTACTTACAGCGTCGGTACCGTGCTGCTGTGGCTGACCTATTTCATGGGCCTGGTGATCGTCTACCTGCTGACCAGCTGGTTGCCGACCCTGATGCGCGACAGTGGCGCGAGCCTGGAGCAGTCGGCGATGATCGGCGCGCTGTTCCAGCTCGGCGGGGTGCTCAGTGCGGTGGGTGTGGGCTGGGCCATGGACCGCTACAACCCGCACAAGGTGATCGGCATTGCCTATGCCTTGGCCGGCGTATTCGCCTGGTTGGTGGGCAAGAGCCTGGACAGCGTGCTGCTGCTGGCCAGCCTGGTGCTGGTGGCCGGCATGTGCGTCAACGGTGCGCAGTCGGCGATGCCTTCGCTGGCGGCGCGTTTCTACCCGACCCAGGGGCGCGCCACCGGGGTTTCCTGGATGCTCGGCATCGGCCGTTTCGGTGCGATTCTCGGTGCCTGGGCCGGGGCGACCCTGCTGGGTCTGGGCTGGAATTTCGAGCAGGTGCTGACCGCGCTGATCGTACCGGCCTCGCTGGCGGCGCTGGCCGTTTTGCTCAAGGGTCGTTTCAGCCATGCGGATGCCACTTGA
- the pcaG gene encoding protocatechuate 3,4-dioxygenase subunit alpha yields the protein MPVQLLPETPSQTAGPYVHIGLALEVAGNPTRELEIWNQLAKPGAPGEHILLLGNVFDGNGQLIRDAYLEFWQADHQGNYDPTYDPARPFNGFGRTATDDDGVWRLHTVKPGVVRNAAGVPMAPHLNVSLFARGINIHLHTRLYFDDEAAANAADPVINLVEQAQRRETLVARRCTVDGQLAYRFDIRVQGEGETVFFDF from the coding sequence ATGCCTGTTCAATTGCTGCCGGAAACGCCGTCGCAGACCGCCGGCCCCTATGTGCACATCGGCCTGGCCCTGGAAGTGGCCGGCAACCCGACTCGTGAACTGGAGATCTGGAACCAGCTGGCCAAACCCGGTGCGCCGGGCGAACACATCCTGTTGCTGGGCAACGTGTTCGATGGCAATGGCCAACTGATCCGCGATGCCTACCTGGAGTTCTGGCAAGCCGATCATCAGGGCAACTATGACCCCACCTACGACCCGGCGCGGCCGTTCAACGGCTTCGGGCGCACCGCCACCGATGACGACGGCGTCTGGCGCCTGCACACCGTCAAGCCGGGCGTGGTACGCAACGCCGCTGGCGTGCCGATGGCGCCGCACCTGAACGTGTCGCTGTTTGCCCGCGGTATCAACATCCACCTGCATACCCGCCTGTATTTCGACGACGAGGCCGCTGCCAACGCCGCCGACCCGGTGATCAACCTGGTGGAACAGGCCCAGCGTCGGGAAACCCTGGTCGCGCGGCGTTGCACGGTGGACGGCCAACTGGCCTACCGTTTCGACATTCGTGTGCAGGGAGAAGGGGAGACGGTGTTCTTCGACTTCTGA
- the pcaH gene encoding protocatechuate 3,4-dioxygenase subunit beta, producing the protein MSVADNSRFVIRDRNWHPKALTPDYKTSVLRSPRQALVSIPQSISETTGPDFSHLVFGRHDNDLLLNFDHGGLPIGERILVAGRVVDQYGKPVPNTLVEIWQANAGGRYRHKRDSYLAPIDPNFGGVGRTLTDRDGNYSFRTVKPGPYPWRNGPNDWRPAHIHVSVSGPAIATRLITQLYFEGDPLIPLCPIVKSIADPDAVQSLIARLDMGMANPMDCLAYRFDIVLRGQRQTHFENR; encoded by the coding sequence ATGTCTGTTGCCGACAACAGCCGTTTCGTCATTCGTGACCGGAACTGGCACCCCAAAGCCCTGACGCCTGACTACAAGACCTCCGTGCTGCGCTCGCCGCGCCAGGCGCTGGTCAGCATTCCCCAATCGATTTCCGAAACCACCGGCCCGGACTTCTCGCACCTGGTCTTCGGCCGCCACGACAACGACCTGCTGCTGAACTTCGATCACGGTGGCCTGCCCATCGGTGAGCGCATTCTGGTTGCCGGGCGGGTGGTGGACCAGTATGGCAAGCCGGTGCCCAACACCCTGGTAGAGATCTGGCAAGCCAACGCCGGTGGCCGCTATCGCCACAAGCGCGACAGCTACCTGGCGCCCATCGACCCGAACTTCGGCGGCGTGGGCCGCACCCTGACCGACCGTGACGGCAATTACAGCTTCCGCACCGTCAAGCCAGGCCCGTACCCATGGCGCAACGGCCCCAACGACTGGCGCCCGGCGCACATCCATGTGTCGGTGAGTGGTCCGGCCATTGCCACCCGGTTGATCACCCAGCTGTATTTCGAAGGTGACCCGCTGATTCCGCTGTGCCCGATCGTCAAGTCGATTGCCGACCCTGACGCCGTGCAGAGCCTCATCGCCCGCCTGGACATGGGCATGGCCAACCCGATGGATTGCCTGGCCTACCGCTTCGACATCGTGCTGCGTGGCCAGCGCCAGACCCATTTCGAGAATCGCTGA
- the pcaQ gene encoding pca operon transcription factor PcaQ, which yields MNIDTRIKYRHLVCFLEVARQGSLARAADQLAISQPALSKALKELEGLLGATLFLRGKQGAQLSEAGVAFMRFAGPSVQALREGVNSLRSGEHETATVRLGVLSTAESLLMPEVLTRLHARHPALVISVMTGPSAYLLSQLRVGELDLVIGRMTDSPQIQGLSFEHLYNESMTLVVRPGHPLLATPLRRECLQDYPWVLPLAGTTIRAFADSLFVQHAIQPPRQRLETLSLTLSRRYVERSDAIWIAPRDAVLQELQEGAMCELDMGMREAGGSIGLCSNPAVPLSRAALWCVEQLREVGGAYREGAYA from the coding sequence TTGAATATCGATACCCGCATCAAGTACCGCCATCTGGTGTGCTTTCTCGAAGTGGCCCGCCAGGGCAGTCTGGCCAGGGCGGCTGACCAGTTGGCAATCAGTCAGCCGGCGTTGTCCAAGGCGCTCAAGGAGCTGGAAGGGCTGCTCGGTGCCACGCTGTTTCTGCGGGGCAAGCAGGGCGCGCAATTGTCCGAGGCCGGGGTGGCGTTCATGCGCTTTGCCGGACCCAGCGTCCAGGCCCTGCGTGAGGGCGTCAACAGCCTGCGTTCCGGAGAGCATGAGACCGCCACGGTGCGCCTCGGTGTGCTGTCCACCGCCGAAAGCCTGCTGATGCCCGAGGTGCTGACCCGTCTGCATGCGCGTCACCCGGCGCTGGTCATCAGCGTGATGACCGGGCCCAGCGCCTACCTGCTTTCGCAGCTGCGCGTCGGCGAGCTGGACCTGGTGATCGGGCGCATGACCGACAGCCCGCAGATCCAGGGGCTGAGTTTCGAACACCTGTACAACGAATCCATGACCCTCGTGGTACGTCCCGGCCACCCGTTGCTGGCTACGCCATTACGCCGCGAGTGTCTGCAGGACTACCCCTGGGTGCTGCCGCTGGCAGGCACCACCATTCGCGCCTTCGCCGACAGCCTGTTCGTGCAGCATGCCATCCAGCCCCCGCGCCAACGCCTGGAGACCCTGTCGCTGACCCTGAGCCGCCGCTACGTGGAGCGCAGCGACGCCATCTGGATCGCGCCGCGCGATGCCGTGCTGCAAGAGCTTCAGGAGGGCGCCATGTGTGAGCTGGACATGGGCATGCGTGAAGCGGGCGGCTCCATCGGCCTATGCAGCAACCCCGCAGTGCCGCTGTCGCGCGCAGCGCTGTGGTGCGTGGAGCAACTGCGCGAGGTGGGTGGCGCTTATCGCGAGGGCGCGTACGCCTGA
- a CDS encoding glutaredoxin family protein has protein sequence MPPECRLFGTVGCHLCEVAESVLMPLVEHGLLVELVDIAEDEHLAEAYGLRIPVLRRVDNGAELDWPFDTEQVAGFLTS, from the coding sequence ATGCCTCCTGAATGCCGGTTGTTCGGCACCGTGGGTTGCCATCTTTGCGAGGTGGCCGAGTCGGTGTTGATGCCGCTGGTCGAACATGGCCTGCTGGTCGAACTGGTGGATATCGCCGAAGACGAGCATCTGGCCGAAGCCTATGGTTTACGTATCCCGGTATTGCGCCGCGTCGATAACGGCGCAGAATTGGACTGGCCGTTCGACACTGAACAGGTGGCCGGCTTTTTGACTTCTTGA
- a CDS encoding acyltransferase, which translates to MERLFSLQGLRGVAVLGVVLFHMTSVEAKYSGGDRLLPQWLEFFQLGVDLFFVISGFVMVIVSRGRFQDGREAQRFLYNRVSRIYPTYWLYYFITLAVYLVQPGMVNSGHGESNLLASFLLLPSDKVLLVMVAWSLVFELWFYLVFSALLPWQERRLPMFLALWAVVLVAFNAMQDWQDYSPVVQIILHPYALEFIAGAALALFFYSPASARLPDRLVWALLGLAALLGVPLIGYLQLFEGHGLARMLVVGVVFGTLVLATALLERRGLLSPTPALVAVGDMSYTVYLSHLLVLGVIGRVWLWWGGSPLSLLDNFLFALLMLAAVLCYGWVGYRCFEKPVLDRANAFSKRYFGQRRALAQS; encoded by the coding sequence ATGGAGCGGCTGTTTTCCCTGCAAGGGCTCAGGGGCGTTGCGGTGTTGGGCGTGGTGCTGTTCCACATGACCTCGGTAGAAGCCAAGTATTCCGGCGGTGACCGGCTCCTGCCGCAGTGGCTGGAGTTCTTCCAGCTGGGCGTCGACCTGTTCTTCGTGATCAGCGGTTTCGTCATGGTGATCGTCAGCCGCGGGCGCTTTCAGGATGGCCGCGAGGCGCAGCGCTTCCTGTATAACCGGGTGTCGCGCATCTACCCCACCTACTGGCTCTACTACTTCATCACCCTGGCGGTGTACCTGGTGCAGCCGGGCATGGTCAACAGCGGCCATGGCGAGTCCAACCTGCTGGCTTCTTTCCTGCTGTTGCCCAGTGACAAGGTGCTGCTGGTGATGGTGGCCTGGTCATTGGTCTTCGAATTGTGGTTCTACCTGGTGTTCAGCGCCTTGCTGCCCTGGCAGGAGCGCCGCCTGCCGATGTTCCTGGCGCTGTGGGCGGTGGTGCTGGTGGCGTTCAACGCCATGCAGGACTGGCAGGACTATTCACCGGTGGTGCAGATCATCCTGCACCCCTATGCGCTGGAGTTCATCGCTGGGGCGGCGTTGGCGCTGTTCTTCTACAGCCCGGCCAGCGCCAGGCTGCCCGACCGCCTGGTGTGGGCGCTGCTGGGGCTGGCAGCGCTGCTGGGCGTGCCGCTGATCGGCTACCTGCAGCTGTTCGAAGGTCATGGCCTGGCGCGCATGCTGGTGGTCGGCGTGGTGTTCGGCACCCTGGTCCTGGCCACGGCACTGCTGGAGCGCCGTGGCCTGCTGAGCCCTACGCCAGCACTGGTTGCCGTCGGCGACATGTCTTACACGGTCTACCTTTCGCACTTGCTGGTGCTCGGTGTGATCGGCCGTGTGTGGCTGTGGTGGGGCGGCTCGCCGCTGAGCCTGCTGGACAATTTCTTGTTTGCGCTGCTGATGCTCGCGGCGGTCCTGTGCTATGGCTGGGTTGGCTACCGCTGCTTCGAAAAGCCGGTACTGGATCGCGCCAACGCTTTCAGCAAGCGGTACTTCGGGCAGCGTCGGGCGCTGGCGCAGTCCTGA
- a CDS encoding ammonium transporter, translating into MENVHSAVDTLVHSSNTLFLLLGAVMVLAMHAGFAFLEVGTVRQKNQVNALSKILSDFAVSTVVYFFIGYWVAYGVNFMQPAAVINADHGYALVKFFFLLTFAAAIPAIISGGIAERARFVPQLCATALIVAFVYPFFEGLIWNGNFGLQAWLQARFGASFHDFAGSVVVHAMGGWLALAAVLLLGSRHGRYREGRLVAYPPSSIPFLALGSWILIVGWFGFNVMSAQTLPAVSGLVAVNSLMAMVGGTVAALVVGRNDPGFLHNGPLAGLVAVCAGSDLMHPVGAMVTGALAGALFVWCFTAAQVRWKIDDVLGVWPLHGLCGVWGGIACGIFGQEALGGLGGVSLTSQLIGSLLGVLVALAGGFAVYGLLRLTVGLRLTQEQEYYGADLSIHKIGAVSQD; encoded by the coding sequence ATGGAAAATGTGCACAGCGCTGTGGACACCCTGGTCCATAGCTCCAATACCCTGTTTCTGCTGCTTGGCGCGGTCATGGTCCTGGCCATGCACGCCGGCTTCGCCTTTCTTGAGGTCGGCACTGTCCGGCAGAAGAATCAGGTCAACGCCCTGTCGAAGATCCTCAGCGACTTCGCCGTGTCGACGGTGGTGTATTTCTTCATCGGCTACTGGGTCGCCTACGGCGTGAATTTCATGCAGCCCGCAGCGGTGATCAACGCCGACCACGGCTATGCACTGGTGAAGTTCTTTTTCCTGCTGACCTTCGCTGCGGCGATTCCAGCGATCATCTCGGGGGGGATCGCCGAACGCGCACGCTTCGTGCCGCAGCTGTGTGCGACGGCGCTGATCGTGGCCTTCGTCTATCCGTTCTTCGAGGGCCTGATCTGGAACGGCAACTTCGGTCTGCAAGCCTGGCTGCAAGCGCGTTTCGGCGCCAGCTTCCATGACTTCGCCGGCTCCGTGGTGGTGCACGCCATGGGCGGCTGGCTGGCCCTGGCCGCCGTGCTGCTGCTGGGTTCGCGCCATGGCCGTTACCGGGAGGGCCGACTGGTGGCCTACCCGCCATCGAGCATTCCTTTCCTGGCCCTGGGCTCATGGATCCTCATCGTCGGCTGGTTCGGCTTCAACGTCATGAGTGCCCAGACCCTGCCGGCGGTCAGTGGCCTGGTGGCGGTCAACTCGCTGATGGCCATGGTTGGCGGTACCGTGGCGGCCCTGGTGGTCGGGCGCAATGACCCGGGCTTCCTGCACAACGGCCCGCTGGCCGGGCTGGTTGCCGTATGTGCCGGCTCCGACCTGATGCACCCGGTCGGTGCGATGGTCACCGGCGCACTGGCCGGTGCCTTGTTCGTCTGGTGCTTCACCGCCGCCCAGGTGCGCTGGAAGATCGACGACGTGCTGGGTGTCTGGCCGCTGCATGGCCTGTGTGGCGTCTGGGGCGGCATCGCCTGCGGGATCTTCGGTCAGGAGGCGCTGGGTGGGCTGGGCGGGGTCAGCCTGACCAGCCAGCTGATCGGCAGCCTGCTGGGGGTGCTGGTGGCGTTGGCCGGCGGTTTTGCGGTGTATGGACTGCTCAGGCTGACCGTGGGCCTGCGCTTGACCCAGGAGCAGGAGTACTACGGCGCCGACCTGTCGATCCACAAGATCGGTGCGGTCAGCCAGGATTGA
- a CDS encoding YqjD family protein — protein sequence MARRTAQTAQEVLLADFQTLVADTEKLLEHTASLAGEQADQLRDQIHESLLRARETLKLTEDSLRQRGEAAVQATEDYVQSNPWQSVGIAAGVGFLIGLLASRR from the coding sequence ATGGCCCGACGCACCGCACAGACCGCCCAGGAAGTCCTGTTGGCTGACTTCCAGACCCTGGTGGCCGATACCGAGAAACTGCTCGAACACACCGCCTCGCTCGCCGGTGAGCAGGCGGACCAGTTGCGCGACCAGATCCACGAAAGCCTGTTGCGTGCCCGCGAGACGCTCAAGCTGACCGAAGACTCCCTGCGCCAACGCGGCGAAGCCGCCGTGCAGGCCACCGAAGACTATGTGCAGAGCAACCCCTGGCAGTCGGTGGGCATCGCTGCGGGCGTAGGTTTCCTGATCGGTTTGCTGGCCTCGAGGCGCTGA
- a CDS encoding phage holin family protein: MKPDSESPTGEAPGGSSPKRLGAAFLGLLHSHVELFGIELQEQKARSVSLLLFAGLTLVFALLLLTGLSALLLIVLWDSYRLVGIIGLCVFYFLAALFFGLRLKAAIFDESSPFSATLEELANDRERLLP, from the coding sequence ATGAAACCCGACAGCGAATCCCCCACCGGCGAAGCGCCAGGCGGCTCATCGCCGAAAAGACTGGGTGCGGCCTTCCTGGGGCTGCTGCACAGCCACGTCGAACTGTTCGGCATCGAGCTGCAGGAACAGAAAGCGCGCAGCGTCAGCCTGCTGCTGTTCGCCGGCCTGACCCTGGTATTCGCCCTGTTACTGCTCACCGGGCTCTCGGCACTGTTGCTGATCGTACTGTGGGACAGCTATCGCCTGGTCGGCATCATCGGCCTGTGCGTGTTCTATTTCCTGGCTGCGTTGTTCTTCGGCCTGCGCCTGAAAGCCGCGATTTTCGATGAATCGTCGCCATTCAGCGCTACCCTCGAAGAGCTGGCCAACGACCGTGAGCGACTGCTGCCATGA
- a CDS encoding EAL domain-containing protein — translation MIHGQPIACFQPFIDTATGRIAGIEALGRLRDGTGQLHSVGPLFNDPDLPADALLQLDRQLRDDALARLHEAPQDWFLSLNMSPRWISSLEPGAPLPSLEQLRQHDVPPQRVVFEITELSGDSQRLNEVVDRYRQAGARIAIDDFGAGYSQLDRVLALQPDILKLDMRLFQSAARGGPSSEVVRALALMAEKTGCWIIAEGVETEAELHFALECGARYVQGYLFARAEPQFFGAERFIQDFAELRDRYVLHKVAERARLMNLRRQLAQLMSLLRRWALNQAPLNELPQPRDYPWLLRFYQCDRHGTQMTPNLEWRNGAWHSDARYVGHNWSWRPYFYHLLAEGWEERRLILSNTYRDATTNQYCLTAGQFFGADQRLLLIDVDAAGL, via the coding sequence GTGATCCATGGGCAACCCATCGCCTGTTTCCAGCCGTTCATCGATACCGCGACCGGCCGGATTGCAGGTATCGAAGCGCTAGGCCGCCTGCGCGACGGGACTGGCCAGCTGCATTCGGTGGGCCCGCTGTTCAATGACCCGGACTTGCCGGCCGACGCTCTGCTGCAGCTCGACAGGCAACTGCGTGACGACGCTCTGGCGCGCCTTCACGAAGCGCCGCAAGACTGGTTCCTGAGCCTGAACATGTCGCCGCGCTGGATCAGCAGCCTGGAGCCTGGCGCGCCCCTGCCCAGCCTCGAACAGCTTCGCCAGCATGACGTGCCGCCGCAACGCGTGGTGTTCGAGATCACCGAGTTGAGTGGCGACAGCCAACGCCTGAACGAGGTGGTCGACCGCTACCGGCAGGCCGGCGCGCGTATCGCCATCGACGATTTCGGCGCCGGCTATTCGCAACTCGACCGGGTTCTGGCCCTGCAGCCGGACATTCTCAAGCTCGACATGCGCCTGTTCCAGTCGGCGGCCCGTGGCGGCCCGAGCAGCGAGGTGGTGCGGGCACTGGCACTGATGGCGGAAAAGACCGGCTGCTGGATCATCGCCGAAGGCGTGGAGACCGAAGCCGAACTGCACTTCGCCCTGGAATGCGGGGCGCGCTACGTGCAGGGGTATCTGTTCGCCCGCGCCGAACCGCAGTTCTTCGGTGCCGAGCGCTTCATCCAGGATTTCGCCGAGCTGCGTGACCGCTATGTGCTGCACAAGGTGGCCGAACGCGCGCGGTTGATGAACCTGCGCCGCCAGCTGGCGCAATTGATGAGCCTGTTGCGCCGCTGGGCGCTGAACCAGGCCCCGCTCAACGAACTACCGCAACCGCGCGACTACCCCTGGCTGCTGCGCTTCTACCAGTGCGACCGCCACGGCACGCAGATGACCCCCAACCTAGAGTGGCGCAACGGAGCCTGGCACAGCGACGCACGTTACGTGGGCCACAACTGGTCGTGGCGCCCGTACTTCTACCATTTGCTGGCCGAGGGCTGGGAAGAGCGCCGGCTGATCCTGTCCAACACCTACCGCGACGCGACCACCAACCAGTATTGCCTGACCGCCGGCCAGTTCTTCGGTGCCGACCAGCGGCTGCTGCTGATCGATGTGGACGCCGCCGGTCTTTAG